Proteins from one Desmodus rotundus isolate HL8 chromosome 9, HLdesRot8A.1, whole genome shotgun sequence genomic window:
- the PTRH2 gene encoding peptidyl-tRNA hydrolase 2, mitochondrial: protein MLSKSLVMEYLAHPGTLSLAAGIACGMCLGWGLRVRFGTVPKSLVNETDTETRTEASILGESGEYKMILVVRNDLKMGKGKVAAQCSHAAVSAYKKIQRRNPELLKQWEYCGQPKVVVKAPDEETLIALLTHAKMLGLTVSLIQDAGRTQIAPGSQTVLGIGPGPADLIDKVTGHLKLY, encoded by the coding sequence ATGCTCTCCAAGTCCTTGGTTATGGAATACCTGGCTCATCCTGGTACACTCAGCTTGGCTGCCGGAATAGCATGTggcatgtgcctgggctggggcctccgAGTACGCTTTGGGACGGTCCCCAAAAGCTTAGTGaatgagacagacacagagaccagaACTGAAGCAAGCATCTTAGGAGAGAGTGGGGAGTACAAAATGATTCTTGTGGTTCGAAATGACTTAaagatgggaaaagggaaagtggCTGCTCAGTGTTCTCATGCCGCCGTTTCTGCCTACAAGAAAATTCAACGGAGAAACCCCGAACTGCTCAAACAATGGGAATACTGTGGCCAGCCCAAAGTGGTGGTCAAAGCCCCCGATGAAGAAACTCTGATTGCCTTACTGACCCACGCGAAGATGCTGGGACTGACTGTAAGTTTAATCCAAGATGCTGGACGTACTCAGATTGCACCCGGCTCTCAAACTGTCCTGGGAATTGGGCCAGGACCAGCAGACCTAATTGACAAAGTCACTGGCCACCTAAAACTTTACTAG